The Populus nigra chromosome 19, ddPopNigr1.1, whole genome shotgun sequence genome includes a window with the following:
- the LOC133680672 gene encoding cytokinin riboside 5'-monophosphate phosphoribohydrolase LOG1-like isoform X1 — MEGEEGISARSEKKGRFKRICVFCGSRAGYKSSFSDASLELGKQLVRRKIDLVYGGGSVGLMGLISQTVFNGGCHVLGVIPKALMSHEISGETIGEVKTVADMHQRKAEMAKHADAFIALPGTCILIQSNYSCIKYTCMHTHTHTPHTTHAYVESSFRVIFSLGGYGTMEELLEIISWSQLGIHEKPVGLLNVDGYYNSLLALFDKGVEEGFINDTARHIVVIAETAAELIKKMEEYAPVHDKVAPRQSWEVDQLPEPTASGNL; from the exons ATGGAAGGAGAAGAAGGGATATCTGcaagaagtgaaaaaaaaggaaggttcAAAAGGATTTGTGTCTTTTGTGGTAGTAGAGCTGGATACAAGTCTTCATTTAGTGATGCTTCTCTTGAGCTTGGTAAACAGCtg GTTAGGAGAAAGATTGATTTAGTCTATGGTGGGGGGAGTGTAGGTCTTATGGGTTTGATCTCACAAACCGTGTTCAATGGAGGCTGCCATGTTCTTGG AGTGATTCCTAAGGCTCTAATGTCTCATGAG ATATCAGGAGAAACCATTGGAGAAGTGAAAACTGTTGCAGACATGCACCAAAGAAAGGCAGAAATGGCAAAACATGCCGATGCCTTCATTGCCCTTCCTGGTACATGTATTCTCATTCAAAGCAACTACTCATGCataaaatatacatgcatgcacacacacacacacacaccacacACCACACACGCATATGTTGAATCAAGTTTTCGTGTAATCTTTTCATTAGGCGGTTATGGAACCATGGAAGAGCTGTTGGAGATAATCAGCTGGTCTCAGCTTGGAATTCATGAAAAACCA GTGGGACTGTTAAATGTGGATGGATATTATAACAGCTTGCTTGCCTTATTTGACAAGGGAGTTGAAGAAGGCTTCATAAATGATACCGCAAGGCACATAGTGGTTATAGCAGAAACAGCAGCTGaacttatcaagaaaatggAG GAGTACGCACCTGTCCATGACAAGGTTGCACCAAGACAAAGTTGGGAAGTGGACCAATTACCAGAGCCTACTGCAAGTGGGAACCTCTAG
- the LOC133680672 gene encoding cytokinin riboside 5'-monophosphate phosphoribohydrolase LOG1-like isoform X2, with protein MEGEEGISARSEKKGRFKRICVFCGSRAGYKSSFSDASLELGKQLVRRKIDLVYGGGSVGLMGLISQTVFNGGCHVLGVIPKALMSHEISGETIGEVKTVADMHQRKAEMAKHADAFIALPGGYGTMEELLEIISWSQLGIHEKPVGLLNVDGYYNSLLALFDKGVEEGFINDTARHIVVIAETAAELIKKMEEYAPVHDKVAPRQSWEVDQLPEPTASGNL; from the exons ATGGAAGGAGAAGAAGGGATATCTGcaagaagtgaaaaaaaaggaaggttcAAAAGGATTTGTGTCTTTTGTGGTAGTAGAGCTGGATACAAGTCTTCATTTAGTGATGCTTCTCTTGAGCTTGGTAAACAGCtg GTTAGGAGAAAGATTGATTTAGTCTATGGTGGGGGGAGTGTAGGTCTTATGGGTTTGATCTCACAAACCGTGTTCAATGGAGGCTGCCATGTTCTTGG AGTGATTCCTAAGGCTCTAATGTCTCATGAG ATATCAGGAGAAACCATTGGAGAAGTGAAAACTGTTGCAGACATGCACCAAAGAAAGGCAGAAATGGCAAAACATGCCGATGCCTTCATTGCCCTTCCTG GCGGTTATGGAACCATGGAAGAGCTGTTGGAGATAATCAGCTGGTCTCAGCTTGGAATTCATGAAAAACCA GTGGGACTGTTAAATGTGGATGGATATTATAACAGCTTGCTTGCCTTATTTGACAAGGGAGTTGAAGAAGGCTTCATAAATGATACCGCAAGGCACATAGTGGTTATAGCAGAAACAGCAGCTGaacttatcaagaaaatggAG GAGTACGCACCTGTCCATGACAAGGTTGCACCAAGACAAAGTTGGGAAGTGGACCAATTACCAGAGCCTACTGCAAGTGGGAACCTCTAG